In the Theobroma cacao cultivar B97-61/B2 chromosome 1, Criollo_cocoa_genome_V2, whole genome shotgun sequence genome, one interval contains:
- the LOC18613190 gene encoding transcriptional regulator TAC1 produces the protein MEANQLEDSKSSSEETDRSEQSNDDMGTGRSYECVFCKRGFTTAQALGGHMNIHRKDRAKSRPSSVPIVSGKADENLNYASLMSYSYPPIQSQPHYSMVPEVHVSYQAFFPAPGWGFRPPHTHHSDELYVDNSQHLNPFGEDWPSSLNLRIGPSRVDDENKKTDGSSQEDELDLELRLGHDP, from the coding sequence ATGGAAGCCAACCAGCTTGAAGACTCGAAGAGCTCGAGTGAAGAGACTGATCGATCAGAGCAAAGCAACGATGATATGGGCACTGGCCGATCCTACGAGTGTGTGTTTTGCAAGAGAGGGTTCACCACAGCACAAGCCTTGGGGGGGCACATGAATATTCACAGGAAAGATAGAGCCAAGAGCAGGCCTAGTTCAGTTCCTATAGTTTCAGGCAAAGCTGATGAGAATTTGAATTACGCAAGCCTAATGTCCTATTCCTATCCGCCAATCCAAAGCCAGCCGCATTACTCCATGGTTCCCGAGGTACATGTAAGTTATCAAGCCTTTTTTCCAGCTCCAGGTTGGGGTTTTAGACCCCCCCACACACACCACAGCGATGAATTGTATGTAGACAATTCACAGCATCTGAATCCGTTTGGGGAGGATTGGCCTAGTAGTCTTAACTTACGAATCGGTCCATCCCGTGTAGACGATGAAAACAAGAAGACAGATGGAAGTAGTCAAGAAGATGAATTAGACTTGGAGCTTCGATTAGGTCATGATCCATag